In a single window of the Candidatus Neomarinimicrobiota bacterium genome:
- a CDS encoding polymer-forming cytoskeletal protein → MKEKPTYTIIGDDTEIKGDVFIKGSIMIAGKIEGNVTAGETVSITAGSVVNGSISAKDIFISGTVLNGVHATGKVTLGADSRLEGTLKASRLIIEDGARYSGLCSMSDEGESREDDEKMESQT, encoded by the coding sequence ATGAAAGAAAAACCAACGTATACAATCATCGGCGATGATACAGAGATCAAAGGAGATGTCTTTATTAAAGGCAGTATCATGATTGCCGGTAAGATTGAAGGGAACGTGACAGCAGGAGAAACCGTAAGTATTACAGCCGGCAGTGTGGTCAATGGTTCCATCAGCGCGAAAGACATTTTCATCAGCGGAACGGTTCTGAATGGAGTACATGCTACGGGAAAAGTAACACTGGGGGCTGATTCCCGGCTGGAAGGTACGCTTAAAGCCTCCCGTTTGATTATTGAAGACGGTGCGCGATACAGCGGCCTTTGCTCCATGTCAGACGAAGGAGAAAGCCGGGAGGACGATGAAAAAATGGAAAGTCAGACATAG
- a CDS encoding M23 family metallopeptidase produces the protein MGNKKKYTICLIPSDHGPQKMFELNARVLTFLLSLGIFFIILIIASYVFLIPRATRYENLNREVSELAGDRARYIQLVEDFRRMQEMHQYVRRLLGVDMMTSMDSVSASDTLNFHAAPLMQRNVIVLDNIPTTAPLTGLVTQRFDASVPELFTDSHKGIDIACRVGTPVLAAASGWVVFSGWTLGLGNTVIINHGSDYLTIYGHNSRNLVVNRQSVERGQRIALSGNSGYSSGPHLHFEIWKNGEAVDPEKYIPEYATGSGEL, from the coding sequence ATGGGAAACAAAAAAAAATATACCATCTGTCTTATCCCTTCGGATCACGGGCCACAGAAAATGTTCGAATTGAATGCCCGGGTTCTCACATTCCTGCTGTCCCTTGGCATTTTCTTTATTATACTTATTATTGCTTCCTATGTATTTCTTATCCCCCGGGCTACCCGGTATGAAAACCTTAACAGGGAGGTCTCCGAACTGGCCGGAGACAGGGCCCGGTATATCCAACTGGTGGAAGATTTCCGCAGGATGCAGGAAATGCACCAGTATGTCCGGCGACTGCTGGGAGTGGATATGATGACCTCGATGGACAGCGTATCTGCTTCTGATACATTGAATTTTCATGCCGCCCCTCTCATGCAGAGAAATGTCATCGTGCTGGATAATATCCCCACAACTGCGCCGCTGACAGGACTTGTAACCCAACGATTTGATGCGTCTGTACCTGAGCTTTTTACCGATTCACACAAAGGAATTGATATTGCCTGTCGCGTGGGAACACCGGTTCTGGCCGCTGCTTCAGGCTGGGTTGTGTTTTCCGGATGGACTCTTGGGTTGGGAAATACGGTCATCATCAATCACGGATCGGATTATCTGACAATTTACGGTCATAACAGCAGAAACCTCGTTGTGAACCGGCAATCGGTGGAAAGAGGACAGCGAATCGCTTTATCGGGAAACAGCGGCTACAGCTCGGGTCCTCATCTTCATTTTGAAATTTGGAAAAACGGCGAAGCAGTGGATCCGGAAAAATATATTCCGGAATATGCAACGGGAAGCGGGGAATTATGA
- a CDS encoding ParB/RepB/Spo0J family partition protein, which translates to MTNRKHKALGRGLSAMIPNFETEDARENLNEIKLSLISMNPLQPRKLFDETVMDELVNSIREKGVIQPVTVRKKGEGYELIAGERRVRAARIVGLHTIPAYVIDVASDEEMMELALIENIQREDLNPVDEALGYSLLIEKYGISQEAVASKVGKNRTTITNSIRLLKLPEEILNGLRDRKITTGHARALLGLESPKQQLTLYQKIIQEGLSVRNVEEWVRKISERGHRPQKETKTRLKNPWHRKIESLLQQTLGTRVRIRPSIRGGKLEIDYYSPEDLERLMELFETIQY; encoded by the coding sequence ATGACAAACAGAAAACATAAAGCCTTGGGGCGCGGACTCAGCGCCATGATTCCCAATTTTGAAACGGAGGATGCCCGGGAGAATCTGAATGAAATAAAACTCTCCCTCATTAGCATGAATCCCCTCCAGCCACGAAAACTCTTTGATGAAACAGTCATGGATGAACTGGTGAATTCCATCCGTGAAAAAGGGGTGATCCAACCGGTTACTGTTCGGAAAAAGGGAGAGGGATATGAGCTGATTGCCGGAGAACGGCGGGTACGGGCAGCCCGGATTGTTGGACTCCACACCATTCCCGCCTATGTGATTGATGTGGCTTCTGATGAAGAAATGATGGAACTGGCACTCATTGAAAATATTCAACGGGAAGATCTGAACCCGGTGGATGAAGCCCTGGGATATTCTCTGTTGATTGAAAAATATGGTATTTCCCAAGAAGCGGTAGCTTCCAAGGTTGGGAAAAACCGGACCACCATTACAAACAGCATTCGTTTGCTGAAATTACCGGAAGAGATTTTAAACGGCCTTCGGGACCGTAAAATAACGACAGGTCATGCCCGGGCCCTGCTTGGGCTGGAGTCTCCCAAACAACAGTTAACACTCTATCAGAAAATTATTCAGGAAGGACTCAGTGTCCGGAATGTGGAAGAATGGGTTCGGAAGATTTCGGAACGGGGACACCGTCCTCAGAAAGAAACCAAAACACGTCTAAAAAATCCCTGGCATCGCAAAATTGAATCCCTCTTACAGCAAACTCTGGGGACCCGTGTTCGTATCAGGCCATCAATCCGGGGGGGAAAACTGGAAATCGATTACTATTCTCCGGAAGACCTTGAACGGCTGATGGAATTATTCGAAACAATTCAGTATTGA